The Gemmatimonadaceae bacterium genome contains the following window.
ACTTCATTCCGCGTACGGCTAGAGGGTGGACAGCAGCCGGAGGAGGCTGTCGGAGGGCACGGCGCCAGTGACGCGCTGGCCATTGACGAACATCGTGGGAGTTCCCCTGACGCCGTACTTGCGCGCCAAGAGTGTATCGCTTTGCAGCCTCATGCGCGTGCGCTCCGACTCGAGACAGCTGCGCCACCTCACGCCGTCCCCCCGGCCGCCGATGCCTGCCAGCGAGTCCAGATGATCGGCGATGTCAAGTTGCCAGCCGAACGCAGAATCCGCATATGCCTTGGCTCGTCCGTTGAGCGACGCACACTCCGCGCCAAGGGCGATGCGCCAGGCAAGCGGGTGCCGGCGGGAAGCCGGAGCGTGACGAATGGAGACCGCCACACCGCGAAGTGAGTCGGACTCATGGAGCCGCGTCAGGTCCTTGTGAAGCAGGGCGCAGAATGGGCACTGGAAGTCAGTGAAGATGACGACGCGGACGCCTTTCGACGGGCCACCACCGCCTTGACCTGCGGCAGCCCAGAGCTCAGTTGCGCCATCATAGACTTCCGCAAACTCCCTTGTGGAGAGGGTCTCTCGCGCCGCGCGCCGACCTTCCAGCTTGGACTCGAGTTGCCACCACAGCGCAAGCACGGCGGCTGTGCAGCCGCCGACGAGAAGCACCGCATCCATCGCAGACACGGCGCGATGTCGCAGTCTCCGCAGTCCACCTGATTCGCGGGTCGCTGTCATGGGCAGGCGTGTCCGGCCTGCTGCAGGTCGCGAGGTGCCCATTCCCCCTCAGGCACGACGATTCGACCCTCGGCCACGAGTACGACCATCGGCCAACCCATGACCCCAAAGGACCTGCTCTCACTCCTCGACGTGAAACCGAATGAGGACCCCGCCAACGAGTACCGCTGCAGGTACGCCAGAGCACCGGTGTCCGCAGGCGTTACCGAGATCCAACTCACGGCTGCCGGGTGGGCGCCAAGCAGCAACGAGTCGATGCCGGCCCACTTCGGCGCCATTGACCGACAATACTCGCAGTTCGAGTGAAAGAAGATCAGCAGGTGGCAGCCGGTGCCAAACACATCGGATGCCGCAGCGGAGGGCGCCGCAGTGCGCACGGCGTTCCGCTCGTGCAGTGAGGCCAGTACGGCTAGCCGCGACGCCGGGAGGGGAATGCCGGAGTCAAGACGCGCAATCGCTGCGCGCCTCGACTCCGAGCTGACGTCCGCATCTGCGCGCTGCATCAGCACCTGTGCCACCAACCCGGCGGCCAAGAGCGCGACAGTGACTCTGGCCAGCGACTTACTCGTCATCACCACCGTTGCGGCACACCTGCGGGTAGAGATCGGCGCACGTTTGCGCAGAGCCCGACAGCTGACATTCGTTGAGGGCAAACTCGTCGGTGCACCGGCACTTCCCGACCTCGTATTCCTCGCACGCGTAGTCCAGCGACAGCGCGCTCGCCGACTCTGTCGTCGGACCAACTGAGAACCCGAGGTTCGCCGCGACGAGCGCCACGATTGCGAGTCGGTAGAACCAGCCCTTCTGGTGTGCGGACATTCGCTGCTCCTTGAGGAAGAGTGAACGCCGATGATAAATCTCGTTTCCTGACCTGTCAACGAAGCCTAGGGCCCATTCTGCACAGATATACATTCCATTGCGCCACCTCTGTGCTTCTATTCTGATTGGCCGCTTCCGTATCCACACGCGGCATACGGCGCCAAAAAAATTCGCTACCCAGCGCGACGCACCGTCTACGGAGCCGGCTCCGGTCGCAGTTCGCACAGCGTCTCCAAGTGCGCCGTCTGCGGGAACAGGTCGAAACACTCGATCTCGTGCACTCGCCAGCCCGGCAGGCGCGCCACGTCGCGCGCCAGCGTCGCGGGATCACAGCTCACATAGATGATGGCCTTCGGCGCGGGCGATGCCGCAGCGAGCAGACTTGTCACCTTCGCATCCACGCCACTGCGTGGCGGGTTGAGGATCACCACATCAGCCGGCAGATGCGACGCCAACACGTCCTCCACGCGCGCCGCGACGGCGCGTGAGCCGTTCGGCAATCGCTCGGCCGCGTAGCGCGTGGCCTCCTCGTCCATCTCGATGGCCACGACGCTGACGCCTCGCTCGGCGATTGCGCAGGCCGTGTCGCCCGTTCCGCTGAAGGCGTCCACGACCCTGCGCGGCGTCTGCGCCATCGCGCGCGCCACGACGGCTGCGTGCAAGCGATTGGCCATCTCCGGATTCACCTGCGCGAAGCTGGCGCCGGGTTCGCCCGCTGGACGTCGGTCGGCGACGAGTTGGCGTCGCTTGCCCTCGGCCTGCCACCAAACCGCGGACAGATCCGGCAGCGCGTCGAGGAACTCGGGCAAGGCGTCCCACGCGTGTCCGCCCTCGAGCACGAAATGCGCGCGCTCGCCGATCACGCGGACTGTCCCGCGCAGGCGCGACTCGTCAGGCAGGTGTTCGGATGCCGCGAGCACGTGACGCCAGGCGGCCAATACCTCAGGCGCGGTGATCAGGCAGTCGTCCAGGGCGAATACCGCCTCTGGATCGTCGAAGGCGCGGAGTCCGGCGCGCCACTCGCTCGCGCCGCCAGCAAGGCCGCCGGTGCTGCGACGCAACGCCAGCGTGAGCGATCGACGATACCGCCAACCCTCGCCCGCGTGAATCGGCGGCAACGCGATCTCCCGCTTCGCGATGCGCTGGAACGCGTCACGCAGCATCCTGCGCTTCGCCTCGCGCTGAGCCTCGAGCGAGACCTGCTGCCACTGGCAGCCGCCGCAACGGTCCGGCGCCTCGAAGTGCGCACACCCCGGCGGCACGCGATCCGGTCCCGCCTCTACCAGCTCGAGCACGCGACCACGCCCCACACGGCCCGTGACCTGCACCTCGGCGCGCACGCGGTCTCCCGGTGCGACACGCGGAGTGAAGACCACCAGCCCCTCGTGCCGCGCGACGCCGTCGCCACCGGCGGCCACGGACTCGATCTCCAGCGTCAGCAGTTGTGGCGGAGCTGCGGGCAGCTCGCGCGTCGCCGACTGCCCCTTGGCACGCGACGACGGCCTCCTGCTCCGATGCCCGCGAGGCATCGCTAGCGTAGCCCTTCGCGACGCGCGAGGTCGGTCCAGGCAGTGCGCGTGGTGCTCGGCACACCGCCGGGACCTGGGATACCAGCCCCACCCTGCGGCGCGGCTCCGGCAGTCGTAGGCGCGCCCATCTGCGGCTTGGAGCCACGGTCGGCTTCTGCAAGCAGCGCGGCGGCGATCGCCAAGGCCCGCTGCGAATCGGCAGACGGTCGCAGCGCGAGGATCTCCGGTAGCTTCTGCTCGAGCCACTGGATGGTGACGTTCCCGCTGCGATAGTCGGGATCGGCCATCATCCGCAGATGGAACTCGCGCGACGTCTCGACGCCAAAGATCACCAACTCGCGCAATGCGCGCTCCATCCGCGCGATCGCCAGTTCCCGCGACGGCGCGTGCACGATGAGCTTGGCGAGCATCGGATCATAGGAGAGTCCGACCTCGGAGCCCGTAGTGATGCCACCATCCCAGCGCACGCCAGGCCCCGCCGGCAACTGCAGGTGCGTGATGCGCCCCGTGCTCGGCAGGAATCCATTGGCCGGATCCTCCGAGGTGATACGGCACTCGATAGCCCAGCCCTGTGGCTCCGGCGTCTCGGTGATCGGCAGCTTCTCGCCCTGCGCGATGCGCAGTTGCCATTGCACCAGGTCGATCCCCATCACGAGCTCGGTCACGGGATGCTCGACCTGGATCCGCGTGTTCATCTCGAGGAAGTAGAAATCCCCGTTCTTGTCGAGCAGAAACTCGCAGGTGCCGGCGTTCACGTAGCCGGCGGCCTTCGCCGCGGCGACAGCCGCGTCGCCCATCTTCTTGCGCAGCGCGGGCGACACGGCAACGCTCGGCGCCTCCTCGATCATCTTCTGGTGCCGGCGCTGGATGCTGCATTCGCGCTCGCCCAACGAGATGCAGTTGCCGTGCATGTCGGCGAGCACCTGGATCTCCACGTGCCGTGGGCCTTCGATGTACTTCTCGATGTAGACCGCGTCATCGCCAAAAGCGTTCTTCGACTCGCGCTGCGCGGCGCCAAGTGCGCCTTCGATCTCCGTGAGCTCGCGCACCACGCGCATGCCCTTGCCGCCACCGCCGGCCGCGGCCTTGAGCAGCACCGGCAAGCCGAACTGCTGCGCGAGCTTCTTCGCCTCGGCGGCATCCTTGAGTGCCTTGGTGGTGCCCGGCACCACCGGCGTGCCGGCCGAGATTGCCAGCGTGCGCGCCGCGGTCTTGGAGCCCATCGCGGCAATGGCCTCCGCTGGCGGGCCGATCCAGATCAGGCCGGCTTCGCGCACAGCCTTCGCGAACCACTCGCGTTCGGAGAGAAAGCCGTAGCCGGGGTGGATGGCGTCGGCACCGACCTGCTTGGCGACTTCGATGAGATGGTCGCCGCGCAGATAGCTCTCGCTCGCGGCAGCGGGTCCGATGTGGACAGCCTCGTCGGCGGCGCGCACGTGTGGCGCAGCGCCATCGGCATCCGAGTACACGGCCACCGAGCGGATGCCGAGTTCACGGCAGGCGCGCACGATTCGCAGCGCGATCTCGCCGCGGTTGGCGATGAGGACCTTCTTAATCACTCTCGCGCTCACAGCGGGATGCACCCGTGCTTCTTGGGCGGATTCGACTGGCGCTTGCCCTGCAGCACGTCCAGCGCGTCGATCAATCGCGGCCGCGTATCGCGCGGGTCGATGATGTCATCCACATAGCCACGGCTCGCCGCCACATATGGGTTAGCGAACTTCTCCGTGTACTCCGCCACGCGCGCATCCATCGCTGCCTGCGGATCCTTCGCGTCCGCGATCTCCTTCTTGAAGAGAATCTCCACCGCGCCCTTTGGCCCCATCACCGCAATCTCAGCGGTTGGCCAGGCCAGATTCACGTCGCCGCGAATGTGCTTGGAGCTCATCACGTCGTACGCGCCGCCGTACGCTTTGCGCGTGATCACCGTGAGTTTGGGCACCGTGGCCTCGCAGTAGGCGTAGAGCAGCTTGGCGCCGTGCTTGATGATGCCGCCGTGTTCCTGCGCCACGCCCGGCAGGAAGCCCGGTACGTCCTCGAAAGTGACGATCGGAATGTTGAAGGCATCGCAGAAGCGGATGAAGCGCGCCGCCTTTACGCTGGCATTGATGTCCAGCACGCCGGCCAGCACCGCCGGCTGGTTTGCGATGATGCCCACAGAGTGTCCGCCCAAGTGCGCAAACGAGCAGACGATGTTCTGCGCGAAGTCCTTCTGCACCTCGAGCATCTCGCCGTCATCCACGATGCGACCGATCACATCGTGGATGTCGTAGGGCTTGTTGGCGTTGTCGGGAATAACGTCCAGCAGTGCCTCGTCACGCCGGTCTCGCGGGTCGGTGCCCGTGCCGCGCGGTGCAGAGTCCACGTTGTTGCTGGGGATGAAGCGCATCAGCTGGCGGATGCCCTCGAGGCACTCGAGTTCCGTGGCCGCCGTGAAATGCGATACACCGCTGGTGCCGCCGTGCGTGTCGGCGCCGCCCAACTGCTCCATCGTCACGTCCTCGTGAGTGACCGTCTTCACCACGTTGGGGCCGGTGACGAACATGTAGGACGTATTGCGCACCATCCACACGAAGTCGGTGATGGCCGGCGAGTACACCGCCCCGCCCGCGCAGGGACCGAGGATGGCGCTGATCTGCGGGACCACGCCCGAGGCCAGCGTGTTGCGCAGGAAGATGTCGGCATAGCCGCCCAGCGACACCACGCCCTCCTGGATGCGCGCGCCACCGGAGTCGTTGAGGCCAATCACCGGCGCGCCGTTCTGCATCGCCAAGTCCATCACCTTGCAGATCTTCGAGGCGTGGGCTTCCGACAGCGAGCCGCCAAAGACGGTGAAATCCTGCGAGAACACGTACACGAGGCGGCCATCGATGCGGCCGTAGCCCGTGACGACGCCGTCTCCGTAGGGCTTCTGGGCGTCGAGGCCGAAGTCCGTGCTGCGATGCGTGACGAAGCGGTCCATCTCCACGAAGGAGCCGTCGTCGAGCAGCACGTCGAGGCGCTCACGCGCGGAAAGTTTGCCCTTGTCGTGCTGGGCCTTCAGTCGGGCCGCACCGCCGCCAAGTTCGGACTCGGCGCGGCGCTGGGCCAGGAGGTCGAGTTTCTCGCGTTGGGACATGGCGGAAACTTAGCCAGCAACCCCGAGGCCAGCGATGCACGCCGGGTGCCGAGACCGCCTCCACGACGACCCAGCGATTGCGTGGAATCGGGCGCGTCCGGCGCCTCCGGCCGGCTACTCCCCTCGCAGCACCTCCATCGGGTCCACCCGCGCCGCGCGGCTTGCGGGCGACCAGCAGGCGAGCAGCGCAACGGCCGCCAGCGCCGTCGAGACCAGCGCGAATGTGCCCGCGTCGAAGGCCTGCACCCCAAAGAGCAGCGACTGCATGCCTCGCGAGAGGGCGAGCGCGCCGGCCAACCCGGCCAGGATGCCGAAGACCGCGAGGCGCATTCCTTCGAGCACCACCAGCCGCCGCACGTTCTGCAGGTCCGCGCCGAGCGCGACCCGAATGCCGATCTCCCGGCTACGCTGCGCGACGGAGTAGCTCAGGACGCCGTGCACGCCAACCACCGCGAGTGCGAGCGCTAGTCCCGCGAAGGTGGCGAGCAGCAGCATCGTGAAGCGGCGTTGCGCGAGCGAACCCGAGATGGTGTCCTCGAGCGGCTCGATGCCGAACAGGGCGAGCTGCGGGTCCACATCACGCACGGCTTGACGCAACGCAGCGATCTGCGTGCTTGGCTCGCCGGTCGTGCGCACGAGGATGGCGCTTGGCGTCGGCGCCTGCCCCAGTGGGAGGTACACGGCCGGCGGCGCCTCGCGCGCCAACCCGTGAATGCGCTCGCCCTCGATGATGCCGACCACCCGCCGCTCGAAGCCCCAGAGCCGCAACGAGGCATTGAGGGCGTCGCGTCCATCGAAGAAGGTGCGCCGCGCACTCTCGTTGAGGATCACGACGGGTGCGGACGAGCCGTCGTCGCCGTCGGTGAAGCTGCGGCCTTCGACCAGCGGCACACGAAGCGCCTCGAAGTATCCCGCGCTCACGGTGCGGATACTCGGCTCCGGCCAGCGCTCCGCTTCTGCTTCGCGCCCGACGACCACGATTGAGCTGGTGAAGCCCGCATCCATTGGATTCGCGGTCGCGAGCGCGACAGCCTCGACGCCAGGCAGCGCCCCGACGCGCGAACGCACGTCCTCGATGAACCGCAGGCGCTCGGGCCAGTTCGGGAACACGGCGAAGTTCTGTGGATACCGCGACGGCGGCAGCTGGAACTCCGCCTTGAGGACCTGCGAGGCCTCGAAGCCTGGGTCCACACTCTGCAGCTCCCACAGGCTGCGGATGAGCAGCGCGGCGCCGACCGTCAGCGCCGTCGCCATCGCCAGTTCCGTGATGACGAGCGCAGAGCGTGCGCTGCGCTGCCTGCGGCTGCCTGACGACGCGCGGCCGCCCGCCTGCAACGCCGACGCAAGGTTCGCGCGGCGCGCGTGCAACGCAGGCAGCAACCCGATGCAGATGCCGATCACGGCCGCGATGCCGGCGCTGATTGCAAGGACGGAGAGATCGAGGCGAAGCTCGCCCACGCGCGGCAACGAGGCGGGAGCGACACCGCGCAGGAAGCTCACTGTGCCGGATGCCAGCAGCACGCCAAGACCGAGGCCCGCGCCAACCAACACGGCGCCCTCAGCGATGAACTGCGCCGTCAACCGACCCGCGGTCGCGCCGAGTGCCGTACGCACCGTAACCTCGCGGGCGCGGTTCGTCGCACGCGCCAACGCGAGATTCGTCACGTTCACGCAGGCCACCAGCAGCACCAAGCACACGGCGACCACGAGCAGCCAAAGCGGCTGCCGAGCTTCGGCGAACACGACGTCGCCAAAGGCCTCGACATTGGCGCCGCGGGCGTTGTTGGAATGCGGATACTCGCGCTCGAGGTCGGCGCCAATCTGTTCCATCTCCAACTTCGCGGCAGCGAGCGTGGCGCCGACCTGAAGGCGTCCGAGCACGAAGATCGGATGGTTCTCGCGCGAGGCCTGCGGGCTCAGCCGAAGTGGGACCCAAACGTCCACGCGCGGCCGGCCCCCGCGGTCAGCGAAGCCCCGCTGGTAGTTCGCCGTACGCAGCAACTGCAGCGCGCCGAAGTCCGCCCCCTGCGCCGCGACGCCGATGATCTCCCATTCGATGTCGTTGAGGCGAAGCGTGCGGCCGAGCACGTCCGCGCGCTGGTCGAAGTGCGAGAGCCACAACGCCTCACTGATCACTACGCGGCGCGGCCCGTCGACCCTGCCCTCTTCATCAGTGAAGCCGCGCCCGAGTCGCAACGGGGCGTCGAGCGTGCTGAACCACCCATCGGTCACGCCGAGCGCTGCCACGCGCTCTGGATCGCCAGCACCGACCTGAAGGCTCGGCTCAGAGGGCGTGAAGGCCTCCAGGCGCTGGAAGCTTCGGCTTCGGAGACGGAAATCGACGAAGTCCGGAATCGATGCCGGCTCGTGCGCGTTGCCGGCGTCGCGATCCGTCTGCCACACGACCGCCAGTTGCTCCACGTCGCGGAACGGCGCGGGATGCAGCAGCACGCGATTCACGACGCTGAACACAGCGGCGCTTGCGCCGATGCCCAAGGCGAGGGTGAGCACCGAGGCCGTAGTGTACGCCGGGCTGCGCAGCAGTGAGCGGACCGCGTAGCGCAGGTCGGAGACGGCGTGTTCGATCAACGGAATGCCCCGCTGTCGGCGCACCGACTCGGCGGCCTGCGTCAGCCCGCCAGACGCCGCCAGAGCCGCACGCCGCGCCTCGTCCGGAGCCATTCCGCGACGGATGTTCTCCTCGACCTCGAACTCAAGGTGCGCCTCCAGTTCCTCTCGGAGTTCAGCCTCGGCGCGGCGGCCACTGCCGAGGCCAATCAGGCGCGCAAGCACACCACGCAGGCGCCCCATCAGGACTCCGCCACCGGCCGCAGGAACGCGGCGATGAGATCGGCTGTCGCGTACCACTCACGCGTCTCGCGCTCGAGCCGCCGGCGCCCGCTCGCCGTGAGTCGGTAGTACTTGGCGCGGCGGTTGTTCTCGCTCTGGCGCCACTCGCTCGCGACGTAGCCCTCCTGTTCGAGCTTCAGCAGCGCCGGGTAGAGCGTGCCGTAGTTGAGGCTCACGCGGTTCCCGCTCGTCTCCTCGACGCGCCGGGCGATGCCGTAGCCGTGCAAGGGGCCGAGGACATCCAGGGTCTTGAGCACCATCAGGGCCAGTGTGCCCGGCGGGACCTGCAGGCGGTCCGTCACGCGCGCGTCCTTTCTATGGGTTACCCATATAAGTACGCGGCACGGGGGCCACGGGCAAGTCCCAAGTCTGCGCTATCGGCTCACCGCCTCCGTGAGTTCGAAGACCAACGTACGAAGTGTGAGCGAACGATCGAGGCTTGGGCTGTAGAACTCGAGGTCGAAGCGATAATGGCCCGGCCCTGTGCCGTCTGGAATCGAGAGGTACATGTCCAAGTGCCCGCCAGGATCAAGTTCGACATCGATTGCGCTAAGCTCCGCCGAGACGGGTTCGACAAGCAGGGCAGCGCTCGTCGGCTCAAGGCACAACAAATTGACATGCACCTGGGCCCAACCGTCTGGAGTGTGCCGCCGAAGAATCGAGCCGCACCAGAACCACGTCGCGCGCGTCCGATTCTCCGCGCGCACGAGAACAGGCGACTCGAGCTTGCGGCCGTCCGGGTTGAGGAAGACCTGGATTTCATCCTTTGATGGCTCAAAGAGTCCCGCACAGCCACCGAGCGCGAGTGCCGCGACAAGTCCAGCGAATAGGCGCCGGCCCAGCGGATGCTGCCAATACACGTCGCGCTCCTGTCGATGGCGGTTCCTCGCGCTGTACCCGGCGACGCGACGGCGCGTCACGCCTCAACCTCGGACACCGCAGCGACCCGCCCGAAGCGCCCGCGTCTGAGGGCGTCGGCTAGCGAATCGTGAACCCCACGTCGTCCAGCAGGAT
Protein-coding sequences here:
- a CDS encoding acetyl-CoA carboxylase biotin carboxylase subunit, whose product is MIKKVLIANRGEIALRIVRACRELGIRSVAVYSDADGAAPHVRAADEAVHIGPAAASESYLRGDHLIEVAKQVGADAIHPGYGFLSEREWFAKAVREAGLIWIGPPAEAIAAMGSKTAARTLAISAGTPVVPGTTKALKDAAEAKKLAQQFGLPVLLKAAAGGGGKGMRVVRELTEIEGALGAAQRESKNAFGDDAVYIEKYIEGPRHVEIQVLADMHGNCISLGERECSIQRRHQKMIEEAPSVAVSPALRKKMGDAAVAAAKAAGYVNAGTCEFLLDKNGDFYFLEMNTRIQVEHPVTELVMGIDLVQWQLRIAQGEKLPITETPEPQGWAIECRITSEDPANGFLPSTGRITHLQLPAGPGVRWDGGITTGSEVGLSYDPMLAKLIVHAPSRELAIARMERALRELVIFGVETSREFHLRMMADPDYRSGNVTIQWLEQKLPEILALRPSADSQRALAIAAALLAEADRGSKPQMGAPTTAGAAPQGGAGIPGPGGVPSTTRTAWTDLARREGLR
- a CDS encoding PadR family transcriptional regulator, producing the protein MTDRLQVPPGTLALMVLKTLDVLGPLHGYGIARRVEETSGNRVSLNYGTLYPALLKLEQEGYVASEWRQSENNRRAKYYRLTASGRRRLERETREWYATADLIAAFLRPVAES
- a CDS encoding acyl-CoA carboxylase subunit beta codes for the protein MSQREKLDLLAQRRAESELGGGAARLKAQHDKGKLSARERLDVLLDDGSFVEMDRFVTHRSTDFGLDAQKPYGDGVVTGYGRIDGRLVYVFSQDFTVFGGSLSEAHASKICKVMDLAMQNGAPVIGLNDSGGARIQEGVVSLGGYADIFLRNTLASGVVPQISAILGPCAGGAVYSPAITDFVWMVRNTSYMFVTGPNVVKTVTHEDVTMEQLGGADTHGGTSGVSHFTAATELECLEGIRQLMRFIPSNNVDSAPRGTGTDPRDRRDEALLDVIPDNANKPYDIHDVIGRIVDDGEMLEVQKDFAQNIVCSFAHLGGHSVGIIANQPAVLAGVLDINASVKAARFIRFCDAFNIPIVTFEDVPGFLPGVAQEHGGIIKHGAKLLYAYCEATVPKLTVITRKAYGGAYDVMSSKHIRGDVNLAWPTAEIAVMGPKGAVEILFKKEIADAKDPQAAMDARVAEYTEKFANPYVAASRGYVDDIIDPRDTRPRLIDALDVLQGKRQSNPPKKHGCIPL
- a CDS encoding ABC transporter permease: MGRLRGVLARLIGLGSGRRAEAELREELEAHLEFEVEENIRRGMAPDEARRAALAASGGLTQAAESVRRQRGIPLIEHAVSDLRYAVRSLLRSPAYTTASVLTLALGIGASAAVFSVVNRVLLHPAPFRDVEQLAVVWQTDRDAGNAHEPASIPDFVDFRLRSRSFQRLEAFTPSEPSLQVGAGDPERVAALGVTDGWFSTLDAPLRLGRGFTDEEGRVDGPRRVVISEALWLSHFDQRADVLGRTLRLNDIEWEIIGVAAQGADFGALQLLRTANYQRGFADRGGRPRVDVWVPLRLSPQASRENHPIFVLGRLQVGATLAAAKLEMEQIGADLEREYPHSNNARGANVEAFGDVVFAEARQPLWLLVVAVCLVLLVACVNVTNLALARATNRAREVTVRTALGATAGRLTAQFIAEGAVLVGAGLGLGVLLASGTVSFLRGVAPASLPRVGELRLDLSVLAISAGIAAVIGICIGLLPALHARRANLASALQAGGRASSGSRRQRSARSALVITELAMATALTVGAALLIRSLWELQSVDPGFEASQVLKAEFQLPPSRYPQNFAVFPNWPERLRFIEDVRSRVGALPGVEAVALATANPMDAGFTSSIVVVGREAEAERWPEPSIRTVSAGYFEALRVPLVEGRSFTDGDDGSSAPVVILNESARRTFFDGRDALNASLRLWGFERRVVGIIEGERIHGLAREAPPAVYLPLGQAPTPSAILVRTTGEPSTQIAALRQAVRDVDPQLALFGIEPLEDTISGSLAQRRFTMLLLATFAGLALALAVVGVHGVLSYSVAQRSREIGIRVALGADLQNVRRLVVLEGMRLAVFGILAGLAGALALSRGMQSLLFGVQAFDAGTFALVSTALAAVALLACWSPASRAARVDPMEVLRGE
- a CDS encoding DsbA family protein — protein: MDAVLLVGGCTAAVLALWWQLESKLEGRRAARETLSTREFAEVYDGATELWAAAGQGGGGPSKGVRVVIFTDFQCPFCALLHKDLTRLHESDSLRGVAVSIRHAPASRRHPLAWRIALGAECASLNGRAKAYADSAFGWQLDIADHLDSLAGIGGRGDGVRWRSCLESERTRMRLQSDTLLARKYGVRGTPTMFVNGQRVTGAVPSDSLLRLLSTL
- a CDS encoding class I SAM-dependent RNA methyltransferase, which codes for MPRGHRSRRPSSRAKGQSATRELPAAPPQLLTLEIESVAAGGDGVARHEGLVVFTPRVAPGDRVRAEVQVTGRVGRGRVLELVEAGPDRVPPGCAHFEAPDRCGGCQWQQVSLEAQREAKRRMLRDAFQRIAKREIALPPIHAGEGWRYRRSLTLALRRSTGGLAGGASEWRAGLRAFDDPEAVFALDDCLITAPEVLAAWRHVLAASEHLPDESRLRGTVRVIGERAHFVLEGGHAWDALPEFLDALPDLSAVWWQAEGKRRQLVADRRPAGEPGASFAQVNPEMANRLHAAVVARAMAQTPRRVVDAFSGTGDTACAIAERGVSVVAIEMDEEATRYAAERLPNGSRAVAARVEDVLASHLPADVVILNPPRSGVDAKVTSLLAAASPAPKAIIYVSCDPATLARDVARLPGWRVHEIECFDLFPQTAHLETLCELRPEPAP